The Natrinema salifodinae genome includes a window with the following:
- a CDS encoding NAD-dependent epimerase/dehydratase family protein gives MRILVTGGCGYIGSVLVPQLLDDEAVSEVVVLDSFAAGTPRTLLGAVDDSLEFQRGDVREYGDVERAMRGVDRVIHLAAITGADSTHDRREETFAVNRQGTDHVVTAAGKLGVDTVVFASSCNNYGRAASRNIDETTTPDPLNPYAEAKIEAEEIVRDAADEYGFDATSLRMSTNYGYAPGIRFNLVVNHFVFRGVTDRPLTVYGDGNNWRPFIHVKDAARAYKHAALHPHRWPADVYNVGSTDQNYRIEDVARLVNDELESPLEITYLEDKQPGPSYHVDFARLNETGFEPTWTLRTGIRELVDQFGGTADELDPEPDGRPKLTPTNYER, from the coding sequence TCTCCGAAGTGGTCGTGCTCGACTCGTTCGCGGCCGGCACCCCCCGCACGTTGCTGGGCGCGGTCGACGACTCGCTGGAGTTCCAGCGGGGCGACGTCCGCGAGTACGGCGACGTCGAGCGCGCGATGCGCGGCGTCGACCGCGTGATCCACCTGGCGGCCATCACCGGCGCCGACAGCACGCACGACCGCCGCGAGGAGACGTTCGCGGTCAACCGGCAGGGAACCGATCACGTCGTCACCGCCGCGGGGAAGTTGGGCGTCGACACCGTCGTCTTCGCGTCGTCGTGTAACAACTACGGCCGCGCCGCGAGCCGAAACATCGACGAGACGACGACGCCGGATCCGCTCAACCCCTACGCCGAAGCGAAGATCGAAGCCGAAGAGATAGTGCGCGACGCGGCCGACGAGTACGGGTTCGACGCCACGTCGCTGCGGATGAGCACGAACTACGGCTACGCGCCGGGGATTCGGTTCAACCTCGTCGTCAATCACTTCGTCTTCCGCGGCGTGACCGATCGTCCGCTGACGGTCTACGGCGACGGCAACAACTGGCGGCCGTTCATCCACGTCAAAGACGCCGCCCGGGCGTACAAACACGCCGCGTTACACCCCCACCGGTGGCCGGCGGACGTCTACAACGTCGGCAGCACCGATCAGAACTACCGGATCGAAGACGTCGCTCGCCTCGTCAACGACGAACTCGAGTCTCCACTCGAGATCACCTACCTCGAGGACAAACAGCCAGGCCCCTCCTATCACGTCGACTTCGCTCGGCTGAACGAGACCGGCTTCGAACCGACCTGGACGCTCCGGACGGGCATCCGCGAACTCGTCGATCAGTTCGGCGGGACGGCGGACGAACTCGATCCCGAACCAGACGGCAGACCGAAACTCACACCGACGAACTATGAACGCTGA
- a CDS encoding NAD-dependent epimerase/dehydratase family protein: protein MNAETTDEYEPRIAVTGAAGYIGSRVVEQLRATHPEWELVALDNQFRGQVDAIGDVSIRHVDVRDRRSLEDALADADIVLHLAALSGVDDCESNRDLAYEVNVQGTNNVAWFCRRTGAGMVFPFSMASIGDPQSFPITADHPREPLNWYGRTKVLGERAVASLAEGAFPAHCYMKSNLYGAHELDGTRISKSTVINFFVDRVAAGEPLTVYEPGTQSRNFVHVKDVARAYIRSAERLVTQLDRGDTGVETYEIASDEDRSVMAVAELVRSLAREELGIDPNVELIENPRGNETLVEDFAVDITRSQRELNWEPRHSVAESVRQLLNDHA from the coding sequence ATGAACGCTGAGACCACCGACGAGTACGAGCCGAGGATCGCAGTGACTGGCGCGGCCGGATACATCGGCAGTCGCGTCGTCGAGCAGCTCCGTGCGACCCACCCCGAGTGGGAGCTGGTCGCCCTGGACAACCAGTTTCGCGGCCAGGTCGACGCCATCGGCGACGTGTCGATTCGCCACGTCGACGTCCGCGATCGCCGCTCGCTCGAGGACGCGCTCGCGGACGCCGACATCGTGTTACACCTCGCGGCGCTGAGCGGCGTCGACGACTGCGAGTCCAACCGCGACCTCGCCTACGAGGTCAACGTCCAGGGGACGAACAACGTCGCCTGGTTCTGCCGGCGAACGGGAGCCGGGATGGTGTTCCCGTTTAGCATGGCGTCGATCGGCGACCCACAGTCGTTCCCGATCACGGCCGATCATCCGCGGGAACCACTGAACTGGTACGGGCGGACGAAGGTGCTCGGCGAGCGAGCCGTCGCGTCGCTCGCCGAAGGTGCGTTCCCCGCCCACTGTTACATGAAATCGAACCTCTACGGCGCCCACGAACTCGACGGGACGAGGATCTCGAAGTCGACCGTGATCAACTTCTTCGTCGACAGGGTGGCCGCTGGCGAGCCGCTGACGGTCTACGAGCCCGGGACGCAGTCGCGGAACTTCGTGCACGTCAAAGACGTCGCACGCGCATACATTCGGAGCGCGGAGCGGCTCGTGACGCAACTCGACCGCGGCGACACCGGCGTGGAGACCTACGAGATCGCCAGCGACGAGGACCGCTCCGTGATGGCCGTCGCGGAACTGGTCCGGAGCCTCGCCCGCGAGGAACTCGGCATCGACCCGAACGTGGAACTGATCGAGAACCCGCGCGGTAACGAGACGCTCGTCGAGGACTTCGCCGTCGACATCACGCGCTCCCAACGGGAGCTGAACTGGGAACCGCGACACAGCGTCGCGGAATCGGTCCGACAGTTACTGAACGATCACGCATGA
- a CDS encoding DUF2304 family protein: protein MSSVTVSALGAALATHLAPVLFTAGGPSAVDGLLLAVAAGILVWGFERYRSRFVKADLLGAVVLTGGLALVVFAPGVFDTLGAALNINQRFVVVSLIANLVFLLMILYLVTLVRTTRADLSDLTRSLTTREASRADGGGRTIYVVIPAYNEAETIRSVVQSLPETIRGHAVQPLVVSDGSADRTATEADCNGAIVVEHPINQGQGGALKTGFDVAQQNGADIVVTMDADGQHPVTELEDLVAPIVDGEADFVMGSRYKGVNESGNGTVREAGIRTFTLLINVLTKSEITDCTNGYRAIRGSKLDDLTLTEERFSAPELIIEARKNGLGIRELPITIEERKAGDTKKPTLGYAFGLTRAIITTWIR, encoded by the coding sequence ATGAGTTCGGTGACCGTCTCCGCACTCGGAGCGGCGCTGGCAACTCACCTGGCACCGGTTCTGTTCACCGCCGGCGGGCCGAGCGCCGTCGACGGACTGCTGCTCGCCGTCGCCGCCGGAATTCTGGTCTGGGGGTTCGAGCGGTACCGCTCGCGGTTCGTGAAAGCCGACCTCCTCGGCGCCGTCGTTCTCACCGGCGGCCTCGCCCTCGTCGTGTTCGCGCCTGGCGTCTTCGACACGCTCGGTGCCGCACTGAACATCAATCAGCGGTTCGTCGTCGTCTCGCTGATTGCCAACCTGGTCTTCCTCCTGATGATCCTCTATCTCGTCACGCTCGTTCGGACCACGCGCGCCGATCTGAGCGATCTAACGCGGAGTCTGACGACCCGAGAGGCGTCGCGAGCGGACGGCGGCGGCCGGACGATCTACGTCGTCATCCCCGCGTACAACGAGGCGGAGACGATCCGCTCGGTCGTGCAGTCGCTGCCCGAAACGATCCGGGGACACGCAGTGCAACCGCTCGTCGTCTCCGACGGCTCGGCGGACCGAACGGCGACCGAAGCGGACTGCAACGGCGCGATCGTCGTCGAGCATCCGATCAATCAGGGCCAGGGCGGCGCGCTCAAGACCGGTTTCGACGTTGCCCAGCAGAACGGAGCGGACATCGTCGTGACGATGGACGCCGACGGCCAACACCCCGTCACCGAACTCGAGGATCTCGTCGCGCCGATCGTCGACGGCGAGGCCGACTTCGTGATGGGATCGCGGTACAAGGGCGTCAACGAGTCCGGAAACGGAACCGTTCGCGAGGCGGGGATCCGTACGTTCACGCTGCTGATCAACGTCCTGACCAAGTCCGAGATCACAGACTGTACGAACGGCTACCGCGCCATTCGCGGGTCGAAACTCGACGATCTGACGCTGACCGAAGAGCGATTCAGCGCTCCGGAGCTGATCATCGAGGCCCGGAAGAACGGGCTCGGAATTCGGGAGTTGCCCATTACGATCGAGGAGCGGAAGGCCGGCGACACGAAGAAACCGACGCTCGGGTACGCGTTCGGGTTGACGCGAGCGATCATCACGACCTGGATTAGATGA
- a CDS encoding lysylphosphatidylglycerol synthase transmembrane domain-containing protein, with translation MNVDRGQLFSVVKVAVIAFSVYYLHETVPFTDVVSVVTIPSRFELFAASVTVIATTLLTSRILQLLASPYADIPLPVFAKIYVMNFSLNSFIPSKAGSLLTMPFLIDRNTDIEKKDGLNIQLTNLVLTAVTLGTTTLVGLLALVSILEYEIALVLFSSGMAYLAIPVLSLGLHSTANVPIVDVPIDRLDYATFDRSLIAKCFLLTILTVVCIVGLRFAIVTSSVGVSFPVAYYFVIPVLVYAVSVLPISVGGIGISELTGTNVLIALGVEPDVAAAIILLDRSISFYIPVVLAYIYTMTELRQYENSIY, from the coding sequence ATGAACGTAGATAGAGGACAGCTCTTTTCGGTGGTGAAGGTGGCCGTCATCGCGTTTTCCGTCTACTATCTCCACGAGACCGTGCCGTTCACCGATGTCGTTTCGGTGGTAACGATCCCGAGCCGATTTGAACTCTTCGCCGCAAGCGTCACAGTAATCGCGACGACCCTTCTCACGAGCCGTATTTTACAGCTGCTCGCATCGCCGTACGCGGACATCCCGCTTCCGGTCTTCGCGAAAATCTACGTAATGAACTTCTCGTTGAATTCGTTCATCCCGTCGAAGGCGGGAAGTCTGCTGACGATGCCCTTCTTGATCGATCGCAATACCGACATCGAGAAGAAAGACGGGCTGAATATCCAACTGACGAATCTCGTACTTACAGCGGTAACGCTGGGAACGACGACGCTCGTCGGTCTGCTCGCCCTCGTCTCTATCCTCGAGTACGAAATAGCGCTCGTCCTGTTCTCCAGCGGGATGGCGTACTTGGCAATCCCGGTGCTCTCGCTCGGCCTCCATTCCACCGCCAACGTTCCGATCGTCGACGTGCCGATCGACAGACTCGATTACGCTACCTTCGATCGATCACTTATCGCGAAATGTTTTCTCTTGACGATCCTGACGGTCGTCTGCATTGTCGGCCTCCGATTCGCCATTGTAACGAGTAGCGTCGGCGTCTCGTTTCCGGTGGCGTACTACTTCGTCATCCCGGTCCTCGTGTACGCCGTCTCGGTCTTGCCGATCTCGGTCGGCGGCATCGGCATCTCCGAACTCACCGGAACGAACGTCCTCATCGCGCTCGGCGTCGAACCGGACGTAGCGGCCGCGATAATACTGCTCGACAGGAGCATCTCGTTTTACATTCCGGTGGTACTGGCATACATCTACACCATGACGGAGTTGCGTCAGTATGAGAATAGTATTTATTGA
- a CDS encoding glycosyltransferase family 4 protein, with product MRIVFIETTEKTRPGLTRLSKSLAEDGHEVCVLLPEKARENLDRVERIDYRFYSATTVPGVRYTLVSRSFYRTYRDALTDADVVHIFSYFYPPCTLAAVIADRNDTNCIVTIDSLPGINWSYGNRIVDCIGSIYTHTLGRLTFNAADRVTLLGDYLRSDVSRFTSTQKVETIPNGIDTSTYVPAERSRRSDADVELLYVGRLDTVKGIPLLLESMRVLDGERDADIRLTIVGDGTKRAEYEEYCSTLGIRDIVTFEGHVDDTVEYYNSHDVLVLPSVSEGQPNVVMEAQACGVPVVSTDVGSVNEMIAVGRVIDSREPRDLAAAITSVVESDDGSRAEAAQSHIESRYSIEKVCEEYLDLYERVA from the coding sequence ATGAGAATAGTATTTATTGAAACGACCGAGAAGACCCGGCCCGGACTAACCCGATTATCGAAGTCGCTGGCCGAGGACGGACACGAGGTGTGCGTCCTGCTCCCGGAAAAAGCGAGGGAGAACCTCGATCGGGTCGAGCGAATCGACTACCGGTTCTATTCGGCGACGACCGTTCCGGGCGTTCGATACACGCTCGTCTCTCGCTCGTTTTATCGAACCTACCGGGACGCGCTGACGGACGCGGACGTCGTCCACATCTTCAGTTACTTCTACCCGCCCTGTACGCTCGCCGCAGTGATCGCCGACCGAAACGATACGAACTGTATCGTCACGATCGATTCGCTGCCGGGTATCAATTGGTCGTACGGAAACCGGATCGTCGACTGTATCGGGTCGATTTACACCCACACGCTGGGACGGCTGACGTTCAACGCCGCGGACCGAGTCACCCTTCTCGGCGATTACTTGCGGAGCGACGTTTCCCGGTTCACGTCGACGCAAAAGGTCGAAACGATCCCGAACGGAATCGATACGTCGACGTACGTTCCCGCGGAGCGGAGTCGCCGGTCGGACGCCGACGTCGAGTTACTCTACGTCGGACGGCTCGACACGGTGAAAGGCATTCCGCTGCTGTTAGAGAGCATGCGCGTACTGGACGGCGAGCGCGACGCCGACATCCGGTTAACGATCGTCGGCGACGGGACGAAGAGGGCGGAGTACGAAGAGTACTGCTCGACGCTGGGGATCCGAGACATCGTCACGTTCGAGGGACACGTCGACGATACCGTCGAATACTACAACTCACACGACGTGCTGGTGTTACCGTCGGTTTCGGAGGGACAGCCGAACGTCGTGATGGAAGCCCAGGCCTGTGGGGTACCGGTCGTCTCTACCGACGTCGGTTCGGTGAACGAAATGATCGCCGTCGGACGCGTGATCGACTCCCGTGAGCCGCGCGACCTCGCAGCCGCTATCACGTCGGTTGTCGAGTCGGACGACGGTTCCCGAGCCGAGGCAGCGCAGTCGCACATCGAGAGCCGATACTCGATAGAGAAGGTCTGCGAGGAATACCTCGATCTGTACGAGCGTGTCGCCTAA
- a CDS encoding alkaline phosphatase family protein: MSDTICVLGIDAADYELAKEWDCDNLLLETSNRLTVEPYSLDVPATLEVWPSIATGASPDDHGITLHPTESGEFEIRQFLTLFGSKLPDPVKKPLKRAYNEVSSTGYPTTDRESMFQKGTVYNWPGVTPCYDWDRELEWFRGVQNGDVSESEFCQRSFGLAGKGVGWLRSQAMMNVPIAGAHVHYLDSTGHIYADRPERLREHYERMDELVAELRDRTDHLLIVSDHGMKTAAVDDAELGVHSMRPFISSSKDAELPGHVLEIREWVEKLVDGEMEFEDASEIDAPTEHLADLGYL, from the coding sequence ATGAGCGACACTATCTGCGTATTAGGTATCGACGCTGCGGATTACGAACTCGCGAAAGAATGGGACTGCGATAATCTATTGCTCGAGACGTCGAACCGGTTGACCGTCGAACCCTATTCGCTGGACGTTCCGGCGACGCTCGAAGTGTGGCCGTCGATCGCAACGGGCGCGTCACCCGACGACCACGGGATAACGCTTCATCCCACCGAGTCCGGTGAGTTCGAGATTCGGCAGTTCCTGACCCTCTTCGGAAGCAAACTCCCCGATCCGGTGAAAAAACCCCTGAAGAGGGCGTACAACGAGGTTTCTTCGACGGGCTATCCGACGACCGATCGCGAATCGATGTTTCAGAAGGGGACGGTATACAATTGGCCGGGGGTGACGCCCTGTTACGACTGGGATCGCGAATTAGAATGGTTCAGGGGCGTGCAAAACGGAGATGTAAGCGAATCGGAGTTCTGCCAGCGGAGCTTCGGACTGGCCGGAAAGGGGGTCGGGTGGCTGCGCAGCCAAGCGATGATGAACGTCCCGATAGCCGGAGCGCACGTTCATTATCTCGACTCGACGGGCCACATATACGCTGATCGGCCCGAACGGCTCCGAGAACACTACGAGCGGATGGACGAATTGGTCGCGGAACTCCGCGACCGGACGGACCACTTACTCATCGTTTCCGACCACGGGATGAAGACCGCCGCAGTCGACGACGCCGAACTGGGAGTGCACTCGATGCGTCCGTTCATATCGTCGTCGAAAGACGCGGAACTGCCCGGTCACGTCCTCGAGATACGCGAGTGGGTCGAGAAGTTGGTCGACGGCGAGATGGAATTCGAAGACGCGAGCGAAATCGATGCACCGACGGAGCACCTCGCTGATCTCGGCTATCTGTAA
- a CDS encoding NAD-dependent epimerase/dehydratase family protein: protein MELEDHTVLVTGGAGFIGSNLANHLAEANDVTVVDDCYLGTPKNLADEVDFVDASVLEDDLPTDVDVVFHLAALSSYAMHEEDPTTGARVNVEGFVNVVEQAREDGCDTVVYASTSSIYGSRTEPSPEEMDVAVNTGYEASKLARERYGEYFSNHYDMSMAGMRFFSVYQGYGGAEEHKGEYANVIAQFADDIADGEAPVLYGDGTQTRDFTHVDDIVRGLELAAAHELDGIYNLGTGDAYDFNTVVEMLNDELGTDVEPEYVENPIPEDVYVYDTCADASKIREEAGWEPRIDFEEGIRRVCAQYTDE, encoded by the coding sequence ATGGAACTCGAAGACCACACCGTCCTCGTCACTGGCGGTGCCGGTTTCATCGGCTCGAACCTGGCGAATCACCTCGCCGAAGCGAACGACGTAACCGTCGTCGACGACTGTTATCTGGGCACGCCGAAGAACCTGGCCGACGAGGTCGACTTCGTCGACGCGAGCGTTCTCGAGGACGACCTGCCGACCGACGTCGACGTCGTGTTCCACCTGGCGGCGCTGTCGTCGTACGCGATGCACGAGGAGGATCCCACGACGGGAGCGCGGGTGAACGTCGAGGGGTTCGTCAACGTCGTCGAGCAGGCCCGGGAAGACGGTTGCGACACCGTCGTCTACGCCTCGACGTCGTCGATTTACGGGAGCCGAACGGAGCCCTCGCCAGAGGAGATGGACGTCGCGGTCAACACCGGCTACGAGGCCTCGAAACTGGCTCGAGAGCGCTACGGCGAGTACTTCTCGAACCACTACGATATGTCGATGGCCGGAATGCGTTTCTTCTCGGTCTACCAGGGCTACGGCGGCGCCGAGGAGCACAAGGGAGAGTACGCTAACGTGATCGCGCAGTTCGCCGACGACATCGCCGACGGAGAGGCGCCGGTGTTGTACGGCGACGGGACGCAAACGCGGGACTTCACGCACGTCGACGACATCGTCCGCGGACTCGAACTCGCCGCGGCACACGAACTCGACGGTATTTACAACCTCGGAACCGGCGACGCCTACGACTTCAACACCGTCGTGGAGATGCTCAACGACGAACTCGGGACCGACGTCGAACCGGAGTACGTCGAAAACCCCATTCCCGAGGACGTCTACGTCTACGACACGTGCGCCGACGCCTCGAAAATCCGCGAGGAAGCCGGCTGGGAGCCTCGGATCGACTTCGAGGAGGGAATTCGACGAGTCTGTGCGCAGTACACGGACGAGTAA
- a CDS encoding MaoC family dehydratase, which yields MRYYEDIEIGETQEYGEYHVTKDEIIEFADQYDPQPFHTDAEAADDSAFGELVASGWHTAAMCMRLLVDGPIAGRAVMGARGVDELRWKRPVTPGDTLSIRTEVIDKRVSESDPRRGYVDSRLEGYNQDDDLVVSWVSLGMIERRQPGGE from the coding sequence ATGCGCTATTACGAGGATATCGAAATCGGTGAGACCCAGGAATACGGCGAGTACCACGTCACGAAAGACGAAATTATCGAATTCGCCGACCAGTACGATCCCCAGCCGTTTCACACCGACGCGGAAGCCGCTGACGACTCCGCGTTCGGCGAACTGGTCGCCTCCGGCTGGCACACCGCCGCGATGTGTATGCGGCTGCTCGTGGACGGACCGATAGCGGGTCGGGCCGTCATGGGTGCCCGCGGCGTGGACGAGCTCCGGTGGAAGCGGCCGGTCACGCCAGGCGACACGCTCTCGATCCGCACCGAGGTCATCGACAAGCGCGTCTCCGAGAGCGATCCCCGACGAGGGTACGTCGACAGTCGACTCGAGGGGTACAACCAGGACGACGACCTCGTCGTCTCCTGGGTCAGCCTCGGGATGATCGAGCGCCGACAGCCAGGCGGCGAGTGA
- a CDS encoding helix-turn-helix transcriptional regulator, whose translation MNRSAPVGFVVLLVFAVVAGACGPIAASATAAPTATTTGAATQSTPDATPESTPSTAMVAAQEESRLVSQETQGFDNTTFEITAHENGSATWTIRYERVFSEADNETEARENFETFAEEFRANETGLYDQFINQSDRLAEAGAQEAGREMEATNFRRSAAIEEQLLGREKGVVEMSFTWENFAVVEDDRIVVGDVFETLYISSDQAIVYQAGGDLSFRSIEPNNGEYAGTSLENAETVQWNGEREFIEGRPRAVFDRPDSGDGTGAVGDDDAGLRATIDDAELAWYLVGALLVIGLATAAVAWYRRSGQAADQRGTSGPDEAEATAGVTANAADTTGEGTGSRDAAETAEPGGSEPEPVPDEELMTDEDRVVKLIRENGGRMKQVNIVEETSWSKSKVSMLLSDMEEEGTISKLRVGRENIISLEGFEPEATKSPFEE comes from the coding sequence ATGAATCGGTCGGCTCCCGTCGGATTCGTCGTTCTCCTCGTCTTTGCGGTCGTCGCCGGCGCCTGTGGTCCGATCGCGGCGTCTGCCACCGCCGCACCCACCGCCACGACTACCGGGGCGGCCACCCAGTCGACACCGGACGCGACTCCCGAATCGACGCCGTCTACAGCGATGGTCGCCGCCCAGGAGGAAAGCAGACTCGTCTCGCAGGAAACGCAGGGATTCGACAACACGACGTTCGAGATCACCGCCCACGAAAACGGGAGCGCGACGTGGACCATCCGCTACGAACGGGTATTCTCCGAGGCGGACAACGAGACCGAGGCTCGGGAGAACTTCGAGACCTTCGCGGAGGAGTTCCGGGCCAACGAAACGGGCCTCTACGACCAATTTATCAACCAGTCGGACCGCCTGGCCGAAGCCGGCGCACAGGAGGCGGGCCGGGAGATGGAAGCGACGAACTTCCGGCGCTCCGCAGCGATCGAAGAGCAGTTGCTCGGCCGGGAGAAGGGCGTCGTCGAAATGTCGTTCACGTGGGAGAACTTCGCCGTCGTCGAAGATGATCGGATCGTCGTCGGTGACGTCTTCGAGACCCTCTACATCAGCTCCGATCAGGCCATCGTCTACCAGGCGGGCGGTGACCTCTCCTTCCGTTCGATCGAACCCAACAACGGAGAATACGCCGGGACCTCGCTCGAAAACGCGGAGACGGTCCAGTGGAACGGCGAACGGGAATTCATCGAGGGCCGTCCCCGTGCGGTGTTCGACCGGCCCGACAGCGGTGACGGCACCGGTGCCGTCGGCGACGACGACGCCGGCTTGCGCGCGACGATCGACGATGCCGAACTGGCCTGGTATCTCGTCGGCGCCCTCCTCGTGATCGGGCTCGCCACCGCGGCGGTCGCCTGGTACCGCCGCTCCGGCCAGGCTGCCGACCAGCGAGGCACAAGCGGCCCCGACGAAGCCGAGGCTACCGCGGGTGTGACGGCGAACGCCGCCGATACGACCGGCGAAGGAACGGGTAGCCGAGATGCCGCCGAGACCGCCGAGCCAGGCGGGTCGGAGCCCGAGCCGGTTCCCGACGAGGAACTCATGACGGACGAGGACCGCGTCGTCAAGCTCATCCGCGAGAACGGCGGGCGGATGAAACAGGTCAACATCGTCGAGGAGACCAGCTGGTCGAAGTCGAAGGTCAGTATGCTCCTCTCGGATATGGAAGAAGAAGGGACGATCAGCAAACTCCGAGTCGGTCGCGAGAACATCATCAGTCTCGAGGGATTCGAGCCCGAGGCGACGAAGTCGCCGTTCGAGGAGTGA
- a CDS encoding MBL fold metallo-hydrolase produces MITNLARDVQAFTSNVFLVTGDRTVLVDTGANFDVVDAVRSEVDDLDAVVLTHTHRDHVGNLAAVKDAFGVEAWGYDPGIDGVDHAIADEETVRLGDRDYVALHTPGHKNDHLCFYADDGGVLFAGDLIFQNGSFGRTDLEEGDRATLIESIDRVRDRIDSDLAEMHTGHGPSVTSDPDDHVELAGQMARQA; encoded by the coding sequence ATGATCACGAATCTCGCACGGGACGTCCAGGCGTTTACGAGCAACGTCTTCCTCGTGACCGGCGATCGGACCGTTCTCGTCGATACGGGAGCGAACTTCGACGTCGTCGACGCCGTCCGGTCGGAGGTAGACGACCTGGACGCGGTCGTCCTGACCCACACGCACCGCGATCACGTCGGGAACCTCGCGGCCGTGAAAGACGCCTTCGGCGTCGAGGCGTGGGGGTACGATCCCGGGATCGACGGCGTCGACCACGCGATCGCGGACGAGGAGACGGTTCGATTGGGCGACCGCGACTACGTCGCACTACACACACCCGGTCACAAGAACGACCACCTCTGTTTCTACGCCGACGACGGCGGCGTCCTATTCGCGGGCGATCTGATCTTCCAGAACGGGAGCTTCGGCCGTACCGACCTCGAGGAGGGCGACCGCGCGACCCTGATCGAGAGCATCGACCGCGTGCGAGACCGGATCGATTCCGACCTCGCGGAGATGCACACCGGCCACGGGCCAAGCGTGACCAGCGATCCAGACGATCACGTCGAACTCGCGGGGCAGATGGCGCGCCAGGCTTGA
- a CDS encoding ATPase: MILLVVGADRVDAGKTTFSAGLLERTGAVGYKPRAGNDFWFDHDDCLTALSEGRLYGKDAARLSAADGRDRPPEQLNPVHRLWRPAPGGGSGLLGRSDREFVVDRVGRDATDPLFVRNATAEVPDAVADALPLEDAVPVETVEEFNEHAAREYVPAFERLADEIEATEVAVVESYGDIALPLSSLDPASIAAVAAVEPGRARIYDGDRYCRACEVASSSPKDGALEKRVPDVLEYLDPLDRVRLPALGGDQRDDPARIARAYRDAYDALLDAAGQV, encoded by the coding sequence ATGATCCTCCTCGTGGTCGGCGCCGACCGCGTCGATGCCGGCAAGACCACCTTCTCTGCCGGCCTGCTCGAGCGCACCGGCGCGGTCGGCTACAAACCCCGGGCCGGCAACGACTTCTGGTTCGATCACGACGACTGCCTGACGGCGCTGTCCGAGGGCCGACTCTACGGCAAAGACGCGGCCAGGCTCTCGGCGGCGGACGGCCGCGATCGACCGCCCGAGCAGCTCAATCCCGTCCACCGGCTGTGGCGGCCCGCGCCTGGCGGCGGGAGCGGATTGCTCGGCCGTTCCGATCGGGAGTTCGTCGTCGATCGCGTCGGTCGCGACGCTACGGACCCGCTGTTCGTCCGCAACGCCACCGCAGAAGTCCCCGACGCCGTCGCCGACGCGCTCCCGCTCGAGGACGCAGTTCCCGTCGAGACCGTCGAGGAATTCAACGAACACGCCGCGCGGGAGTACGTCCCCGCCTTCGAGCGCCTGGCCGACGAGATCGAGGCGACCGAGGTCGCCGTCGTGGAGTCCTACGGCGACATCGCGCTGCCGCTGTCGTCACTCGACCCGGCGTCGATCGCCGCCGTCGCGGCCGTCGAACCCGGCCGCGCGCGGATCTACGACGGGGATCGCTACTGTCGCGCCTGCGAGGTCGCCAGCTCGAGCCCGAAAGACGGCGCGCTCGAGAAGCGGGTCCCGGACGTCCTCGAGTACCTCGACCCGCTCGATCGGGTTCGGCTCCCGGCGCTCGGCGGCGACCAGCGGGACGATCCCGCGCGGATCGCTCGGGCGTACCGGGACGCCTACGACGCGTTGCTCGACGCCGCCGGGCAGGTGTAG
- a CDS encoding DUF5827 family protein: MPVPKSEFDELPPCDFYTPAELFEDDQMYTVYEIARLLQGLEPDAEIDRETEDILLDWAIPWVMTNADDLVVAEPRNEDEPGYYGLRE; the protein is encoded by the coding sequence ATGCCCGTCCCCAAATCGGAGTTCGACGAGCTTCCGCCGTGTGACTTCTACACGCCCGCGGAGCTCTTCGAGGACGACCAGATGTACACCGTCTACGAGATCGCGCGCCTGCTGCAGGGGCTCGAGCCCGACGCCGAGATCGACCGCGAGACGGAAGATATCCTGCTCGACTGGGCGATCCCGTGGGTCATGACCAACGCCGACGACCTGGTAGTCGCCGAACCCCGCAACGAGGACGAACCCGGCTACTACGGCCTGCGAGAATGA